In one Oryza glaberrima chromosome 2, OglaRS2, whole genome shotgun sequence genomic region, the following are encoded:
- the LOC127761426 gene encoding urease accessory protein D — protein MEAEAAMAPAAAAAATGAVRVEKVRGRSAVTRCFAKYPLKLIAPSKAGRASSGAAWLYAITYGGGIVSGDIISCTVAVGDGCAAAMTTQASTKVYKAVDSKCSEQVLEARVGEDALFALIPDPVTCFSMARYHQKQVFHVFPNSNLVVVDWFTSGRYESGEKWNFSFYKSINHILLEDQPLFIDSVLLEQSSNFSIADRMQEYNVVAMVILLGPKLKHIQDQMQDEVKKMMSVQLRPPTSAGGRYSTRSQPLHPQRPPIIASCSPFGRMGTGMVARITAVSTESVYSFLRHHLAALEPFLGACPYPAS, from the exons atggaggcggaggcggcaatggcgccggcggcggcggcggcggcgacaggggcGGTGCGGGTGGAGAAGGTGAGGGGGAGGTCAGCGGTGACCAGGTGCTTCGCCAAGTACCCGCTCAAGCTCATCGCCCCCTCCAAG GCCGGGCGCGCGTCCTCCGGCGCCGCGTGGCTCTACGCCATCACctacggcggcggcatcgtctcc GGGGACATCATCTCCTGCACGGTGGCCGTCGGCGACgggtgcgcggcggcgatgaccaCGCAGGCCTCCACTAAG GTGTACAAGGCCGTGGATTCAAAATGTTCTGAGCAGGTGCTAGAG GCAAGAGTTGGAGAAGATGCACTCTTTGCACTTATTCCAGATCCTGTAACCTGCTTCTCAATGGCTCGATACCACCAGAAGCAAGTGTTTCATGTCTTTCCCAATTCAAACTTAGTCGTTGTAGACTGGTTTACAAGTGGTCGTTACGAGAGTGGAGAAAAATGGAATTTCAGCTTCTACAAGAGCATCAACCATATTCTTTTGGAAGATCAGCCTCTATTTATTGACTCG GTTTTATTGGAACAGAGCTCAAATTTTAGTATTGCTGACCGAATGCAGGAATACAATGTGGTTGCAATGGTTATTTTGCTGGG ACCAAAGTTAAAGCACATACAAGATCAGATGCAAGATGAGGTAAAAAAGATGATGTCTGTACAACTGCGCCCTCCCACTTCTGCCGGAGGTCGCTACTCGACAAGATCACAACCCCTACATCCCCAGAGGCCTCCAATCATCGCCTCCTGTAGTCCATTCGGTCGCATG GGCACTGGGATGGTTGCTCGGATAACCGCAGTGAGCACAGAATCTGTGTACAGCTTCCTGAGACATCATCTGGCAGCACTGGAACCATTCCTTGGCGCTTGCCCATATCCTGCATCATGA
- the LOC127763086 gene encoding cytochrome P450 97B2, chloroplastic, which produces MAITAATAAAAATPHPWQADASPRRHAACPALRGRRRLPVVRCQSSSVDDKPKSKRGLLDNASNLLTNLLSGGSLGAMPVAEGAVTDLFGRPLFFSLYDWFLEHGSVYKLAFGPKAFVVVSDPIVARHILRENAFCYDKGVLAEILKPIMGKGLIPADLDTWKQRRKVITPGFHALFIEAMVGVFTKCSERTIFKLEELIERGEHGEKYTIVDLEAEFSNLALDIIGLGVFNFDFDSVTKESPVIKAVYGTLFEAEHRSTFYIPYWNLPLTRWIVPRQRKFHSDLKVINDCLDSLIKNAKETRQEADVEKLQQRDYSSLKDASLLRFLVDMRGADVDDRQLRDDLMTMLIAGHETTAAVLTWSVFLLAQNPSKMRKAQAEVDSVLSNETINVDQLKKLEYIRLIIVEALRLYPQPPLLIRRALRPDKLPGGYNGAKEGYEIPAGTDIFLSIYNLHRSPYFWDRPDEFEPERFSVPKKDESIEGWAGFDPDRSPGAMYPNEIIADFAFLPFGGGPRKCVGDQFALLESTVALALLLQKFDVELRGSPDEVEMVTGATIHTKSGLWCRVRRRT; this is translated from the exons ATGGCGATcaccgcggccaccgccgccgccgccgccacgccccacCCGTGGCAGGCCGACGCCTCGCCGCGTCGCCACGCCGCGTGCCCCGCTCTCCGCGGGAGGAGGCGCCTCCCCGTCGTCAG GTGCCAGTCGTCCAGCGTCGACGACAAGCCCAAGTCCAAGCGGGGCCTGCTCGACAACGCCAGCAACCTGCTCACCAACCTGCTCAGCGGCGGGAGCCTCGGCGCGATGCCCGTCGCCGAGGGCGCCGTCACCGACCTCTTCGGCCGGCCACTCTTCTTCTCGCTCTACGACTGGTTCCTCGAG CATGGCTCTGTGTACAAACTCGCTTTTGGACCCAAGGCATTTGTTGTTGTCTCCGATCCAATTGTTGCTAGACATATCCTGCGAGAAAATGCTTTCTGTTATGATAAG GGAGTTCTTGCTGAAATTTTAAAACCAATAATGGGGAAGGGTCTTATACCTGCTGACCTTGATACCTGGAAGCAAAGGAGAAAAG TTATAACCCCCGGGTTCCATGCCTTATTCATAGAAGCTATGGTGGGAGTATTTACTAAGTGTTCAGAGAGAACAATATTTAAGCTTGAAGAGCTTATTGAAAGGGGCGAACATGGGGAAAAGTATACCATAGTGGACCTTGAAGCTGAGTTTTCTAATTTGGCTCTCGACATAATTGGCTTGGGCGTGttcaattttgattttgattcggTTACCAAAGAATCTCCTGTGATCAAG GCAGTATACGGAACTCTTTTTGAAGCTGAGCACAGATCCACTTTTTACATTCCCTATTGGAATCTTCCTTTAACTAGATGGATAGTTCCAAGGCAACGCAAGTTCCACAGTGACCTCAAGGTTATTAATGATTGCCTTGATAGTCTCATAAAAAATGCAAAAGAGACAAGACAG GAAGCTGATGTCGAAAAGCTCCAGCAAAGAGATTACTCATCATTGAAG GATGCCAGCTTGCTGAGGTTCCTTGTTGATATGCGGGGAGCTGATGTTGACGATCGCCAG CTTCGAGATGACCTTATGACAATGCTTATTGCTGGGCATGAAACAACTGCTGCTGTTTTGACATGGTCTGTTTTTCTACTAGCCCAG AATCCCTCCAAGATGAGAAAAGCACAGGCAGAGGTTGATTCTGTACTCAGCAATGAGACAATTAATGTGGACCAGCTCAAGAAATTGGA GTACATAAGACTGATAATTGTTGAAGCTCTTCGCTTGTATCCCCAGCCACCATTGTTAATCAGGCGTGCTCTGCGGCCAGATAAATTGCCAG GTGGGTACAATGGTGCAAAAGAAGGATATGAAATACCAGCTGGAACCGATATATTTCTTTCG ATATACAACCTCCATAGATCTCCATACTTTTGGGATCGGCCAGATGAGTTTGAACCAGAGAGATTTTCAGTACCAAAAAAGGATGAGAGCATAGAAGGGTGGGCTGGTTTTGATCCTGACCGGAGTCCTGGTGCTATGTATCCTAACGAG ATTATAGCAGACTTTGCTTTCCTTCCTTTTGGCGGAGGACCCCGCAAATGCGTGGGAGACCAGTTTGCACTCCTCGAGTCAACAGTAGCCCTGGCCCTGCTATTGCAAAAGTTTGATGTGGAGCTGCGAGGATCACCCGATGAAGTGGAGATGGTGACAGGCGCAACAATTCACACGAAGAGCGGGTTATGGTGCAGAGTGAGGAGAAGGACCTGA
- the LOC127761917 gene encoding uncharacterized protein LOC127761917 — MGDAGGGMAAHWAALYGGGVNGGAAAGAEGTVSSPTSGGSPVAGGSPTRGGAAALPGIEGGRVAKPARRRSRASRRAPVTLLNTDTSNFRAMVQQFTGIPTPPYATAAAAGPVISFGAGEYGGGAMPVRPSPTPASVMSFDHLGQHHRQAASSLQSQLFRPQHQHHHQYGGGGGGGGDVGYGGGGGDMFLHGFESSSAEERLLLQSIQAAQMLPAARPTTTSANNANGYNFG; from the coding sequence atgggcgacgccggcggcggcatggcggcgcACTGGGCGGCGCTCTACGGCGGCGGAGTTaatggtggcgcggcggcgggggcggagggcACGGTGTCGAGCCCGACCTCCGGGGGCTCGCCGGTGGCGGGGGGGAGCCCGACGagggggggcgcggcggcgctgccggggATCGAGGGCGGGCGCGTCGCGAagcccgcgcggcggcgctccaGGGCGTCGCGGCGCGCGCCCGTCACGCTGCTCAACACCGACACCTCCAACTTCCGCGCCATGGTGCAGCAGTTCACCGGCATCCCCACCCCGCCctacgccaccgccgccgccgccggcccggtCATCAGCTTCGGCGCCGGCgagtacggcggcggcgccatgcccGTCCGCCCGTCCCCGACACCGGCGTCCGTCATGTCGTTCGACCACCTCGGCCAACACCACCGCCAGGCGGCGTCGTCGCTGCAGAGCCAGCTGTTCCGGCCacagcaccagcaccaccaccagtacggcggcggcggcggcggcggcggcgacgtcgggtacggcggcggcggcggcgacatgttCCTCCACGGGTTCgagtcgtcgtcggcggaggagaggcTGCTGCTGCAGAGCATCCAGGCGGCGCAgatgctgccggcggcgaggccgacgacCACCTCGGCTAACAACGCTAATGGCTACAACTTCGGATGA